In Halobaculum rubrum, the following are encoded in one genomic region:
- a CDS encoding universal stress protein, producing MDDTSFTDIVVATDGSDPAAAAVDAAIGLAAGTGATLHACTVVNPFPTGQSLADIRKRREEADERVESIAARADATGVDAVATVREGVPADELLAYVDEVGAGMVVIGTHGRGGARRVLLGSVAETVVRTADVPVLVVHGDGVEGEWGSESRVLLATDGSDAVAPAERIGVDLAATLGARLTAVSAVDQARALTSAGGGVLTNETVESVKRALTTRATDAVDRALDRAEAVGVDADGEVIEGEPSRAVCRYARDSNADLLVVGTHGRTGVRRVVLGSVAERILRAADRPVLVVPATAGSLDEARANADTESEG from the coding sequence ATGGACGACACCTCATTCACGGACATCGTCGTCGCCACCGACGGCAGCGACCCCGCCGCCGCCGCCGTCGATGCGGCGATCGGGCTCGCGGCCGGCACCGGCGCGACGCTGCACGCCTGCACGGTCGTGAATCCCTTCCCGACCGGACAGTCGCTCGCCGACATCAGGAAGCGCCGCGAGGAGGCCGACGAGCGCGTCGAGTCGATCGCCGCGCGCGCCGATGCGACCGGGGTCGACGCCGTCGCGACCGTCCGCGAGGGGGTGCCGGCCGACGAGCTGCTCGCGTACGTCGATGAGGTCGGCGCGGGGATGGTGGTCATTGGCACCCACGGGAGGGGCGGCGCGCGGCGTGTGCTCCTCGGCTCGGTCGCCGAGACCGTCGTCCGCACCGCGGACGTGCCGGTGCTCGTGGTCCACGGCGACGGCGTCGAGGGCGAGTGGGGGAGCGAGAGCCGGGTCCTGCTGGCGACCGACGGCAGCGACGCGGTGGCCCCGGCCGAGCGGATCGGCGTCGACCTCGCGGCGACGCTGGGGGCGCGACTCACTGCCGTCAGCGCCGTCGACCAGGCGCGGGCGCTCACCAGCGCCGGCGGCGGCGTGCTCACGAACGAGACGGTCGAGTCGGTCAAGCGTGCGCTGACGACCCGGGCCACCGACGCCGTCGACCGGGCGCTCGACCGCGCCGAGGCGGTCGGCGTCGACGCCGACGGCGAGGTGATCGAGGGGGAGCCGAGCAGGGCCGTCTGCAGGTACGCCCGCGATAGCAACGCGGACCTCCTCGTCGTCGGGACACACGGCAGAACCGGCGTCCGACGGGTCGTGCTCGGCTCGGTCGCCGAGCGGATCCTCAGGGCCGCGGACCGGCCCGTCCTGGTGGTGCCGGCGACTGCCGGATCCCTCGACGAGGCAAGGGCGAATGCGGATACGGAATCGGAGGGGTAG
- a CDS encoding DUF357 domain-containing protein: MPADLGEKTTRYGEMLADALAAAEVCVPEGTPLHGMALECEEMAVSYLEDGRHFRERGDPVNALASYSYGYGWLDCGVRMGLFAIPEDTDLFTTG, translated from the coding sequence ATGCCCGCCGACCTCGGCGAGAAGACGACCAGATACGGGGAGATGCTCGCGGACGCCCTCGCGGCGGCGGAGGTGTGCGTCCCGGAGGGGACGCCGCTCCACGGGATGGCGCTGGAGTGTGAGGAGATGGCCGTCTCGTATCTCGAGGACGGGCGCCACTTCCGCGAGCGCGGCGACCCGGTGAACGCGCTGGCGTCGTACTCCTACGGCTACGGGTGGCTCGACTGTGGCGTCCGCATGGGTCTGTTCGCGATCCCCGAGGACACCGACCTGTTCACGACGGGGTGA
- a CDS encoding DUF7523 family protein, translating to MTVAEKTRAAVRERPFLYDALRAGVVNYAAAAATLDIDADPDAVATALRRFANELGDDASTVAGTDADARVRMERGVGTVDGVDDNIDDADAVLAVAGTEYAAGAGDATAVVAAGDVGPRALERVLGRLRIAGVAVDAAGVTPTGLTVVVGRRAGADALRAVEVALDG from the coding sequence ATGACCGTCGCCGAGAAGACCCGCGCCGCCGTCCGCGAGCGACCGTTCCTGTACGACGCTCTTCGGGCCGGCGTCGTGAACTACGCGGCCGCCGCGGCGACGCTCGACATCGACGCCGACCCCGACGCCGTGGCGACGGCACTACGGCGGTTCGCGAACGAGCTGGGCGACGACGCGAGCACGGTCGCCGGAACCGACGCCGACGCGCGCGTCCGAATGGAGCGCGGCGTCGGGACGGTCGACGGCGTCGACGACAATATCGACGATGCCGACGCCGTGCTCGCGGTCGCCGGGACCGAGTACGCCGCCGGCGCGGGCGACGCGACTGCGGTCGTCGCCGCCGGCGACGTGGGGCCGCGCGCGCTCGAACGCGTGCTCGGACGGCTCCGCATCGCGGGCGTCGCCGTCGACGCCGCCGGCGTGACGCCGACCGGGCTGACCGTGGTCGTCGGTCGCCGGGCCGGCGCCGACGCGCTCCGGGCCGTCGAGGTCGCTTTGGACGGCTGA
- a CDS encoding NAD(P)/FAD-dependent oxidoreductase has translation MTDTADIVEHRPLIIAGSGSAGLTAAIYAARSNNEPLVFEGDEPGGQLTLTSEVENFPGFPEGINGAEFINNAKEQAKRFGADVKNGIVESVDGSQRPFRVELTNGDVYTADAVIAASGASARTLGIPGEDELMGFGLSTCATCDGAFFRDEDMLVVGGGDAAMEEASFLTKFADTVYIAHRREEFRAEDYWIDRVMDHVDEGNIEIMRNTEVTELHGTPEDGIESVTLVHNPEGHPTDKLDDPGTEERAFEVGAVFYAIGHTPNTDYLADTGVELDDDGYLQTVGGSGGGQTETAVSGLFGAGDVVDYHYQQAVTAAGMGSKAAIDADDYLEDLKRAEATQAEEEPAAADD, from the coding sequence ATGACAGACACCGCAGATATCGTCGAGCACCGCCCGTTGATCATCGCCGGGAGCGGCTCCGCCGGCCTGACGGCGGCCATCTACGCGGCCCGGTCCAACAACGAGCCGCTCGTGTTCGAGGGCGACGAGCCCGGCGGGCAGCTCACGCTCACCTCAGAGGTCGAGAACTTCCCGGGGTTCCCCGAGGGGATCAACGGCGCGGAGTTCATCAACAACGCCAAGGAGCAGGCGAAGCGCTTCGGCGCCGACGTGAAGAACGGCATCGTCGAGTCGGTCGACGGTTCGCAGCGACCCTTCCGCGTCGAACTCACGAACGGCGACGTGTACACCGCCGACGCCGTCATCGCCGCCTCCGGCGCGTCGGCCCGCACGCTCGGCATCCCGGGCGAGGACGAGCTGATGGGCTTCGGCCTGTCGACGTGTGCGACGTGTGACGGCGCGTTCTTCCGCGACGAGGACATGCTCGTCGTCGGCGGCGGCGACGCCGCGATGGAGGAGGCGAGCTTCCTGACGAAGTTCGCCGACACCGTGTATATCGCGCACCGCCGCGAGGAGTTCCGCGCCGAGGACTACTGGATCGACCGCGTGATGGACCACGTCGACGAGGGCAACATCGAGATCATGCGCAACACCGAGGTGACCGAGCTCCACGGGACGCCCGAGGACGGCATCGAGTCGGTCACGCTCGTGCACAATCCGGAGGGACACCCCACCGACAAGCTCGACGACCCCGGCACCGAGGAGCGGGCGTTCGAGGTCGGCGCGGTGTTCTACGCTATCGGCCACACGCCCAACACCGACTACCTCGCCGACACCGGCGTCGAACTCGACGACGACGGCTACCTGCAGACGGTCGGCGGCTCCGGCGGCGGCCAGACCGAGACGGCGGTGTCCGGGCTGTTCGGCGCCGGCGACGTGGTCGACTACCACTACCAGCAGGCCGTGACGGCCGCCGGGATGGGGAGTAAGGCGGCCATCGACGCCGACGACTACCTCGAGGACCTGAAGCGGGCCGAGGCGACGCAGGCGGAAGAGGAGCCCGCTGCCGCCGACGACTAA
- the cysS gene encoding cysteine--tRNA ligase, translating to MGLSVTNTLTGEREAFEPASDDEVLLYVCGLTVSDDAHLGHARLWFHADILHRWLDHLGYDVRHVENVTDVNEKIAARVGEREGWDSEADVARHFTGEVLEDMRGLNLKRAAVYPRVSEHVPEIVALVERLIESGHAYEENGSVYFDVTSFEEYGHLSNQQPEELEADEDEDVLAEKRHPGDFALWKADGVSEDAVREHRKHDHDGDLPTGRTWESPWGEGRPGWHIECSAMSTSHLGDTLDVHMGGRDLVFPHHENEIAQSEAATGHTFARYWLHNGLLETTEDKMSSSLGNFFTVADALEEFGVNVLRTFYLGAQYRGDQTFSGDAMAEAEERWDRLERAYETAIDACDSVDARAKATDDDLRAAVDDAGERVVEAMNDDLNVREAFGALLDLGTAVNRHVERVDAAADGVDDGDADAYDYRGLRRAVETFETFGGDVFGLELGREAGGDVELVGDLADLVLDVREAEREAGNYERADRLRDDLEALGLTVEDGDDGPEVRFD from the coding sequence ATGGGTCTGTCCGTGACCAACACCTTGACGGGCGAACGTGAGGCGTTCGAGCCGGCGAGCGACGACGAGGTCCTGCTGTACGTCTGTGGGCTGACGGTCTCGGACGACGCGCACCTCGGCCACGCCCGGCTGTGGTTCCACGCCGACATCCTCCACCGGTGGCTCGACCACCTCGGCTACGACGTGCGTCACGTCGAGAACGTCACCGACGTGAACGAGAAGATCGCCGCCCGCGTGGGCGAGCGCGAGGGCTGGGACTCCGAGGCCGACGTTGCCCGCCACTTCACCGGGGAAGTCCTCGAGGACATGCGCGGGCTCAACCTCAAGCGCGCGGCGGTGTACCCCCGCGTCTCCGAGCACGTTCCGGAGATCGTCGCGCTGGTCGAACGGCTGATCGAGTCGGGCCACGCCTACGAGGAGAACGGCTCCGTCTACTTCGACGTGACCTCCTTCGAGGAGTACGGTCACCTCTCGAACCAGCAGCCGGAGGAGCTGGAGGCCGACGAGGACGAGGACGTGCTCGCGGAGAAGCGCCATCCCGGAGACTTCGCGCTGTGGAAGGCCGACGGCGTGAGCGAGGACGCCGTCCGGGAGCACCGCAAACACGACCACGATGGCGACCTCCCGACGGGTCGGACGTGGGAGTCGCCGTGGGGCGAGGGTCGCCCCGGGTGGCACATCGAGTGTTCGGCGATGTCCACTAGCCACCTCGGCGACACCCTCGACGTGCACATGGGCGGGCGCGATCTGGTGTTCCCGCACCACGAAAACGAGATCGCTCAAAGCGAGGCCGCGACGGGCCACACGTTCGCGCGCTACTGGCTCCACAACGGCCTGCTGGAGACCACCGAGGACAAGATGTCCTCCAGTCTCGGCAACTTCTTCACCGTCGCGGACGCGCTCGAGGAGTTCGGCGTGAACGTCCTACGCACGTTCTATCTGGGCGCACAGTACCGCGGCGACCAGACGTTCTCCGGGGACGCGATGGCCGAGGCCGAGGAGCGCTGGGACCGCCTCGAACGCGCCTACGAGACGGCCATCGACGCCTGCGACTCGGTCGACGCCCGCGCGAAGGCGACCGACGACGACCTCCGCGCGGCGGTCGACGACGCCGGCGAGAGGGTCGTCGAGGCGATGAACGACGACCTGAACGTCCGCGAGGCGTTCGGCGCCCTGCTCGATCTCGGGACGGCGGTGAACCGCCACGTCGAACGCGTCGACGCCGCCGCCGACGGCGTCGACGACGGGGACGCCGACGCGTACGACTACCGGGGCCTGCGCCGCGCGGTCGAGACCTTCGAGACGTTCGGCGGCGACGTGTTCGGGCTCGAACTCGGTCGCGAGGCCGGCGGCGACGTGGAGCTGGTCGGCGATCTCGCGGACCTCGTGCTCGACGTGCGCGAGGCGGAGCGCGAGGCCGGCAACTACGAGCGTGCCGACCGTCTCCGCGACGACCTGGAGGCGCTGGGGCTCACCGTCGAGGACGGCGACGACGGGCCGGAGGTCCGGTTCGACTGA
- a CDS encoding Lrp/AsnC family transcriptional regulator: MKDGELDSVDRHILYYLQQDARGTSSSDIAEKLDLSASTVRTRLNKLEQSGIVRGYHIDIDYDLAGYPLYTKIVCTAQIPERDELGRKAREIRGVTAVREIMTGERNVYVNAIGRDHDDLDRINRELDELGLEIIDEQLIRDEHVCPYHGFLDPEESPEDEAGGDGS, from the coding sequence ATGAAGGACGGCGAGTTGGATTCCGTCGACCGGCACATCCTCTATTACCTCCAGCAGGACGCCCGAGGGACGTCGTCGAGCGACATCGCGGAGAAGCTCGATCTCTCGGCGAGCACGGTGCGGACCCGCCTCAACAAGCTCGAACAGTCGGGGATCGTCCGCGGCTACCACATCGACATCGACTACGACCTCGCGGGCTACCCGCTGTACACGAAGATCGTCTGCACCGCGCAGATCCCGGAGCGCGACGAGCTGGGGAGGAAGGCCAGAGAGATCCGCGGCGTGACGGCGGTCCGCGAGATCATGACCGGCGAGCGGAACGTGTACGTGAACGCGATCGGTCGCGATCACGACGACCTCGACCGGATCAACCGGGAGCTGGACGAACTGGGACTGGAGATCATCGACGAGCAACTCATCCGCGACGAGCACGTCTGCCCGTATCACGGCTTCCTGGACCCCGAGGAGAGTCCGGAGGACGAAGCCGGGGGGGACGGCTCGTGA
- a CDS encoding ZIP family metal transporter gives MIDAGAYVFVFVAGLITALATGLGAIPFFLVDEIGDRWNVVLWGLASGIMLGASLFGLVSEGLAYGGPLELGVGVLAGVLLVVGAHEVIEGAEVDPGAYEEADFKKLLLILGVLTVHSFPEGVAVGVSFAELGFDTPGGLVLFGTAVPLLAVFMTVAISIHNVPEGVAVSIPLRSMDVSPPRMVWWAVFSSLPQPVGAVIAFYFVTLAERFLPIGFGFAAGAMVYLVLTEFIPEALELGEGLAGDGKRELVAGVLVGVGAMLPLLSVTSV, from the coding sequence ATGATCGACGCCGGGGCGTACGTGTTCGTCTTCGTCGCGGGCCTGATCACCGCGCTCGCGACCGGGCTGGGCGCGATCCCGTTTTTCCTCGTGGACGAGATCGGCGACCGGTGGAACGTCGTCCTGTGGGGGCTCGCGTCGGGGATCATGCTCGGCGCGTCGCTGTTCGGGCTGGTGAGCGAGGGGCTCGCGTACGGCGGCCCGCTGGAGTTGGGCGTCGGCGTGCTGGCAGGGGTCCTGCTGGTCGTCGGCGCCCACGAGGTTATCGAAGGGGCCGAGGTCGACCCCGGCGCCTACGAGGAGGCCGACTTCAAGAAGCTCCTGCTCATCCTCGGCGTCCTCACGGTTCACAGCTTCCCCGAAGGCGTCGCCGTCGGCGTCTCCTTCGCCGAGTTGGGGTTCGACACGCCCGGCGGGCTCGTGCTGTTCGGCACCGCGGTGCCGCTGCTGGCGGTGTTCATGACCGTCGCCATCTCGATCCACAACGTCCCCGAGGGCGTCGCGGTGTCGATCCCGCTGCGCTCGATGGACGTGTCCCCGCCGAGGATGGTCTGGTGGGCGGTGTTCTCCAGCCTCCCGCAGCCGGTCGGGGCGGTGATCGCGTTCTACTTCGTCACGCTCGCCGAGCGGTTCCTCCCGATCGGGTTCGGCTTCGCCGCGGGCGCGATGGTGTATCTCGTGCTCACGGAGTTCATCCCGGAGGCGCTGGAGTTGGGCGAGGGCCTCGCCGGCGACGGCAAGCGCGAGCTCGTCGCCGGCGTCCTCGTCGGCGTCGGCGCGATGCTGCCGCTGCTGTCGGTCACGTCGGTGTAG
- a CDS encoding universal stress protein yields the protein MKELERDLGLPSVLAISIGAMIGSGIFILPALALEIAGPAVILAYALAGLLVVPAALSKSEMATAMPEAGGTYIYIERGMGPLLGTIAGVGTWFSLSFKGALALVGGVPYLLLLFDLPLKPVALGLAAVLILVNIVGAKQTGRLQVAIVVVMLAALGWFAAGSAPSAQSANYVDFFGYGVDGILAATGLVFVSYAGVTKVASVAEEVEDPGRNIPLGILGSLAFTTVLYVVVVAVLVGITDPGSVAGSLTPVAVGAEQTLGQAGVVAVIVAAVLALISTANAGILSSSRYPFAMSRDQLAPPSLSSVSERFGTPVTSITLTGAVLLALIAFVPILDIAKLASAFQIMVFAMINVAVIAFREGSTEYEPVFTSPLYPWIQVFGAVSGLLLLTQMGTIALAGAGVITVGSVVWYFLYVRPRVDREGAATDAIRRQVSREALSEIESALAERPDTREVLVALTKDLDPERERSLVALAADLVHEDDGRVVAVRFEEVPDQAPLTEGVTAQSDADRSFETRVNALADEFGVDIEADEIVSHDTKHAVVNFATHRGVDTIVAEHEPLRLRSRLFGDPIDWVVRHAPCDVLLVDNLGYDDPKRIVLSGDVGPYPPLAVNVAEAAAAANGGNLSLWYPTNEGDPDKHRRLVEDYRSELSELLSVPVATESVRTDGGRLEAPDLLIRRGADHRLRNALLDERPEFPNPGCTTVTVYPHESSRVGLARRLIERVAF from the coding sequence ATGAAGGAACTCGAACGAGACCTCGGTCTCCCGTCCGTCCTCGCGATCAGTATCGGCGCGATGATCGGCAGCGGCATCTTCATCCTGCCGGCGCTGGCGCTGGAGATCGCCGGCCCGGCGGTGATCCTCGCGTACGCGCTCGCCGGCCTGCTGGTGGTCCCGGCGGCCCTCTCGAAGTCGGAGATGGCGACCGCGATGCCGGAGGCCGGCGGGACGTACATCTACATCGAACGCGGGATGGGACCGCTGCTGGGAACGATCGCCGGCGTCGGCACGTGGTTCTCGCTGTCGTTCAAGGGGGCGCTCGCGCTCGTGGGCGGCGTTCCGTACCTCCTCCTGCTGTTCGATCTCCCGCTCAAGCCCGTCGCGCTCGGGCTGGCGGCCGTGTTGATCCTCGTGAACATCGTCGGCGCCAAGCAGACCGGCCGGCTCCAGGTCGCCATCGTCGTCGTGATGTTGGCGGCGCTGGGATGGTTCGCCGCCGGGAGCGCACCCAGCGCCCAGTCGGCCAATTACGTCGACTTCTTCGGTTATGGCGTCGACGGCATCCTCGCGGCGACCGGGCTGGTGTTCGTCTCGTACGCGGGCGTCACCAAGGTCGCCAGCGTCGCCGAGGAGGTCGAGGACCCGGGACGGAACATCCCGCTCGGGATCCTCGGCTCGCTGGCGTTCACGACGGTGTTGTACGTCGTCGTCGTCGCCGTGCTGGTCGGCATCACCGACCCCGGCAGCGTCGCCGGCTCGCTGACGCCCGTCGCCGTCGGCGCGGAACAGACGCTCGGGCAAGCGGGGGTCGTCGCGGTCATCGTCGCGGCCGTGCTCGCGTTGATCTCGACGGCGAACGCGGGAATCCTCTCGTCGTCGCGGTACCCGTTCGCGATGAGTCGGGACCAACTCGCGCCGCCGTCGCTGTCGTCGGTCAGCGAGCGGTTCGGCACGCCGGTCACGTCGATCACGCTGACCGGCGCGGTGCTGCTCGCGCTGATCGCCTTCGTCCCGATCCTCGACATCGCCAAGCTCGCAAGCGCGTTCCAGATCATGGTGTTCGCGATGATCAACGTCGCGGTGATCGCCTTCCGGGAGGGGAGCACCGAGTACGAGCCGGTGTTCACTTCGCCGCTGTACCCGTGGATCCAGGTGTTCGGCGCCGTCTCCGGCCTCCTGCTGTTGACACAGATGGGAACGATCGCGCTCGCGGGCGCAGGAGTCATCACCGTCGGCAGCGTCGTCTGGTACTTCCTGTACGTCCGCCCGCGGGTCGACCGCGAGGGGGCGGCGACCGACGCGATCCGGCGGCAGGTCAGCCGGGAGGCGCTCTCGGAGATCGAGTCCGCGCTCGCCGAGCGTCCCGACACCAGGGAGGTGCTGGTCGCGCTCACGAAGGACCTCGATCCGGAGCGCGAGCGCTCGTTGGTCGCGCTGGCGGCGGATCTCGTCCATGAGGACGACGGCCGCGTCGTCGCCGTTCGGTTCGAGGAGGTGCCCGATCAGGCGCCGCTCACCGAGGGAGTAACCGCCCAGTCCGACGCCGACCGATCCTTCGAGACCCGGGTGAACGCGCTCGCCGACGAGTTCGGCGTCGACATCGAGGCCGACGAGATCGTCAGCCACGACACGAAACACGCGGTCGTCAACTTCGCGACCCACCGCGGGGTGGACACGATCGTCGCCGAGCACGAGCCGCTCCGGCTCCGGTCGCGGCTGTTCGGCGACCCGATCGACTGGGTCGTCAGGCACGCTCCCTGCGACGTGCTGCTCGTCGACAACCTCGGCTACGACGACCCGAAACGGATCGTGCTCTCGGGCGACGTGGGACCGTACCCGCCGCTTGCGGTGAACGTCGCCGAAGCCGCCGCGGCTGCGAACGGCGGGAACCTCTCGCTGTGGTACCCCACGAACGAGGGTGACCCCGACAAGCATCGCCGGCTGGTCGAGGACTACCGTTCGGAGCTGTCCGAGTTGCTCTCGGTGCCCGTCGCCACCGAGTCCGTCCGGACGGACGGCGGGCGGTTGGAGGCGCCCGATCTCCTGATCCGCAGGGGGGCCGACCACCGGCTCCGAAACGCACTGCTCGACGAGCGGCCGGAATTCCCGAACCCGGGCTGTACGACCGTCACCGTCTATCCGCACGAGTCCAGCCGCGTCGGGCTGGCGCGGCGGTTGATCGAACGAGTCGCGTTCTGA
- a CDS encoding DUF7545 family protein yields MVGTETYTISGPDGDSDEVDLPEGLVDMLAEQGENPSEVISDVVLQAFAQQAHAIAHHSEGEPPQDVLEINETAEELFEERFGQSLSDAMGHSH; encoded by the coding sequence ATGGTTGGAACTGAAACCTACACGATCTCCGGTCCGGACGGCGACAGCGACGAGGTCGACCTCCCCGAGGGGCTCGTCGACATGCTCGCCGAGCAGGGCGAGAACCCCAGCGAGGTCATCAGCGACGTGGTCCTGCAGGCGTTCGCCCAGCAGGCCCACGCCATCGCCCATCACAGCGAGGGCGAGCCGCCCCAGGACGTGCTCGAGATCAACGAGACGGCCGAGGAGCTGTTCGAGGAGCGCTTCGGACAGAGCCTCTCGGACGCGATGGGCCACTCGCACTAA